CAAAAATAAAGGCAGCATTACCTGAGCGAGGAATAAAATCCCAATCAGTGGCAATCCTCGAATAATTTCAATGTAAAGAATAGAGAGCCACCGAACTACGGGTAAATTACTCGTACGTCCTAAAGCCAATAAAACCCCAATTGGAAAAGAAAGGACAATACTAACTGCTGCCATTAGTAGAGTAAGTAGCAAACCATTCCATAAATTAGTAGGTACAGATTGTAAGCCAAATCCCCCGCCAATTAACCATAAAATAATTGGGAAAGATAACAACCATAATAGAGAAAGCCAAGGGGTTATTACTTTAGTAAAAGTTCTCCCAACCCAAAAGCCTGCAAATATTAAAACCGCAATTAATAGTAGCCAAACACGAGATGTCAAATCCAACGGTAAAATAACCAGCAGGGCGCTGACTATGAAAGTAAATAGAGCAAGATAAAGCTTTTTAAACTCTTGGTTTACAGAAAATGCACCTACAGTTATAGCGCCCAAAGTTGAAGCGATCACCAATACAATCCAAGCCCGCCAGTATAGAGTTTGGGGAAACCTTCCCACTAAAAATAAACGTAAATTAACCTGAATTACCTGCCACTGTGCTTGAGTAATTGCCCAAATTAAGACTCCCCGCAATACCCAAAAAAGTAGTACCAAGCAGACAACAGTTAACAAGCTGTTGTACCAAGTACTAAACAGATTTTTACGCAGCCACAATAATTGAGGATTTGTCATTTTTCATTTTTCATTTTTCATTTGTTATTTGTCCCTTACTCACCTTTATCCCCTTCTTTCGTCTATCTTTCCTGAATTTGCACGGTGCGATTGAACAAATTCATAATTAGAGAAATAGTCAAACTTAGGGTGAGATAGGTGATCATAATCAGTAACATCACCTCTACAGCTCTCCCCGTTTGATTAAAGGTAGTGGAGGCGACAAAATAAACATCGGGGTAGCCGATCGCGATTGCTAAACTCGAATTTTTAGTTAAATTGAGATACTGACTTGTCAAAGGTGGAATGATTACCCGTAAAGCTTGGGGAAAAATCACCAACCGCATAACCAAACTTGGTTTTAAGCCTAGCGATCGCGCTGCTTCCCATTGTCCTTTGGGTACTGATTTAATCCCACCTCGAACAATTTCTGCGATAAATGCACCTGTGTAAAAAGTCAAGCCTAAAAGTAGAGATGAAAACTCTGGAGACAAGGTAAACCAAGGAAGTTCTAAGCCATTTTGACTCAGGGATAAAAAGCCCAAAATGGAAATTTTATTTTCTGTCTTAGGAACACTTAAGAAAACGGCAAAGTACCAAAATAGTAATTGCAGCAGTAAGGGCGTATTGCGGAAAACCTCAACGTAAACCATAGCAATATTTCGCACTAACCAATTATCAGATAGCCGAGCAATCCCAGCACTTATTCCGACAATTGTTGTAAGAACAATTCCTGCGACTGCCACCCGCAAAGAGTTAATTAGCCCCACCCACAAGGCGCGGCTATAGGTGTCAGTCGGTTTGTAGTTAATAGGCGTTTCGCCAATATCGAAAGATGCTTGCTGTTGGAGAAAATCAAATCCAAACTGAATGCCCAACCGCTGTAAATTGCGGTTGAGATTACCCCACAATATGGTTATTACAACTGCTACTAAAAATACCGCAATTAATTGCCCAGCAATGCGCCAAAAGCGATTATCACGCCATATAGGTGGTTTTGAATTTGTCATTGGTCATTGGGCATAGGGCATTGGGCATTGGTTATTTCTTTGATCTTCATCTCCATCTTCCTCATTTACCGAAATGGTGGAGAATAAAGCAGTCCGCCTTTGTTCCAGAGTTGATTTTGACCGCGAGCTAGATTAAGTTTTGTTTTGGGGCCGAGGTTGCGATCGTAAATCTCAGCATAGTTACCGACGTGCTTAATTACTCTTGCTGCAAAATCGTTTGTTAAGCCAAGACCCTGACCAAGGTTACCTTCTGTTCCTAAGAAGCGCTTAATGTCTGGGTC
This region of Nostoc sp. UHCC 0302 genomic DNA includes:
- a CDS encoding amino acid ABC transporter permease, which gives rise to MTNPQLLWLRKNLFSTWYNSLLTVVCLVLLFWVLRGVLIWAITQAQWQVIQVNLRLFLVGRFPQTLYWRAWIVLVIASTLGAITVGAFSVNQEFKKLYLALFTFIVSALLVILPLDLTSRVWLLLIAVLIFAGFWVGRTFTKVITPWLSLLWLLSFPIILWLIGGGFGLQSVPTNLWNGLLLTLLMAAVSIVLSFPIGVLLALGRTSNLPVVRWLSILYIEIIRGLPLIGILFLAQVMLPLFLSADVRLDRVVRAIAGLVLFSAAYMAENVRGGLQAIPRGQIEAAKALGLNTALVIILIILPQALRAVIPAIVGQFIGLFKDTSLLSLVGLVELTGIARSILAQPQFIGRYAEVYLFIGLIYWVFCYSMSLASRRLERQLSN
- a CDS encoding ABC transporter permease subunit (The N-terminal region of this protein, as described by TIGR01726, is a three transmembrane segment that identifies a subfamily of ABC transporter permease subunits, which specificities that include histidine, arginine, glutamine, glutamate, L-cystine (sic), the opines (in Agrobacterium) octopine and nopaline, etc.), translated to MTNSKPPIWRDNRFWRIAGQLIAVFLVAVVITILWGNLNRNLQRLGIQFGFDFLQQQASFDIGETPINYKPTDTYSRALWVGLINSLRVAVAGIVLTTIVGISAGIARLSDNWLVRNIAMVYVEVFRNTPLLLQLLFWYFAVFLSVPKTENKISILGFLSLSQNGLELPWFTLSPEFSSLLLGLTFYTGAFIAEIVRGGIKSVPKGQWEAARSLGLKPSLVMRLVIFPQALRVIIPPLTSQYLNLTKNSSLAIAIGYPDVYFVASTTFNQTGRAVEVMLLIMITYLTLSLTISLIMNLFNRTVQIQER